A window of the Lactuca sativa cultivar Salinas chromosome 5, Lsat_Salinas_v11, whole genome shotgun sequence genome harbors these coding sequences:
- the LOC111919433 gene encoding uncharacterized protein LOC111919433 — MVIPPPVKAQRITNYLKPYLLKMHFSNKYVSAQVIHAPTATVASAASSQEKALREAWNSSQQSTRDVAAAAKIGKLLGERLLLKDIPAVSVVYKKEQRYHGKVRAVIDSLREAGVKLL, encoded by the coding sequence ATGGTGATTCCTCCACCAGTGAAGGCTCAAAGGATCACAAACTATCTAAAACCGTATCTTCTAAAGATGCATTTTTCAAACAAATATGTAAGTGCACAGGTGATCCATGCACCAACTGCCACCGTGGCCTCTGCCGCCAGCTCACAGGAGAAGGCTCTCCGGGAAGCATGGAACAGTAGCCAGCAAAGCACCAGAGATGTGGCGGCTGCCGCCAAGATAGGGAAGCTTTTAGGTGAGAGGTTGCTGCTTAAAGATATTCCGGCGGTTTCTGTGGTGTATAAAAAAGAGCAAAGATACCATGGAAAAGTTAGAGCTGTTATTGATTCTTTAAGGGAAGCAGGTGTTAAGTtgctttaa